In Gemmata obscuriglobus, a single genomic region encodes these proteins:
- a CDS encoding CerR family C-terminal domain-containing protein: MSDASLPPADESGAYERVLAAAQEVFAERGFKAATVREICQAAGANIAAINYYFGGKEQLYIEAVKRAHACAGRMDDVPITPDMPPVEKLRVFVGAMVTMMRAPVSPSAMKLMMREMSDPGQAAHVVVSEFIQPAAFALLAILRELLPHLDERRLLMTGFSVIGQCLFYRQNIRVAELIFGKEPVAALDATAVAEHVVAFTLAALGHAPPVGAAGPQVEKL, from the coding sequence ATGAGTGATGCCTCCTTACCGCCGGCAGACGAGTCCGGAGCCTACGAGCGGGTGCTGGCCGCGGCGCAAGAGGTGTTCGCCGAGCGCGGGTTCAAAGCCGCGACCGTGCGCGAGATTTGCCAGGCCGCAGGGGCGAACATTGCGGCGATCAACTACTATTTCGGTGGCAAGGAACAACTGTACATCGAGGCGGTCAAACGCGCGCACGCCTGCGCCGGGCGGATGGACGACGTTCCGATCACACCGGACATGCCTCCGGTCGAAAAGCTCCGGGTGTTTGTGGGCGCCATGGTCACGATGATGCGCGCCCCGGTCAGCCCGTCGGCGATGAAGCTGATGATGCGCGAGATGTCCGACCCCGGGCAGGCGGCGCACGTGGTGGTCAGTGAGTTCATCCAGCCGGCCGCGTTCGCCCTGCTCGCGATCCTCCGCGAACTGCTCCCCCATCTCGACGAACGTCGGCTCCTGATGACGGGGTTCAGCGTGATCGGGCAGTGCCTCTTCTACCGCCAGAACATCCGGGTCGCGGAACTCATTTTCGGCAAGGAACCGGTGGCGGCGCTGGACGCGACCGCCGTGGCGGAGCACGTGGTGGCGTTTACGCTGGCGGCGCTGGGGCACGCCCCGCCGGTCGGCGCCGCCGGTCCGCAAGTCGAGAAACTGTAA
- a CDS encoding ABC transporter permease: MNWVALKMLLGDRVKYLGIVFGVAFAALLMAQQSAIFCGLMRNTTSQIRDIQGADVWVMDKNVQFVDDTKPLSENALYRVRGVEGVRWAVRLYKGLGRARLADGNFQQVILIGVDDATLTGAPAVEQGKLLVGKLEDLRQPDAVFMDEFGWRYLFGSEPFVPGKTLEMNDKRAVIVGLVKCSPTFQTFPILYCTYSQAVKYVPQERKTLTFVLAKADDGVSPEELCARIEGQTGDLRAQTNDQFFWSTIGYYLKRTGIPINFGITVALGFIVGCAIAGQTFYLFTVENLKQFGSLKAMGVSNMRIVRMVMLQALVVGLIGYGLGVGGAALFGFVFERAVKNAPPAFHFPWQVLVITAGAVLVIISASAAMSLKRVLFLEPAVVFR; encoded by the coding sequence ATGAACTGGGTCGCGCTGAAGATGCTGCTGGGCGACCGGGTCAAGTACCTCGGGATCGTGTTCGGGGTGGCGTTCGCCGCGCTCCTGATGGCTCAGCAGAGCGCCATCTTCTGCGGGCTGATGCGGAACACGACGAGCCAGATCCGCGACATCCAGGGCGCGGACGTCTGGGTGATGGACAAGAACGTGCAGTTCGTGGACGACACCAAGCCGCTCTCGGAGAACGCGCTGTACCGGGTGCGCGGGGTGGAAGGGGTCCGCTGGGCGGTGCGGCTGTACAAGGGGCTGGGCCGCGCCCGGCTCGCGGACGGGAACTTCCAGCAGGTGATCCTGATCGGCGTGGACGACGCGACGCTGACCGGCGCGCCCGCGGTGGAGCAGGGGAAGCTCCTGGTCGGGAAACTCGAGGACCTGCGCCAGCCGGACGCGGTGTTCATGGACGAGTTCGGCTGGCGGTATCTGTTCGGCAGCGAGCCGTTCGTGCCGGGCAAGACGCTGGAGATGAACGACAAGCGGGCAGTGATCGTGGGGCTGGTGAAGTGCAGCCCCACGTTCCAGACGTTCCCGATCCTGTACTGCACGTACTCGCAGGCGGTGAAGTACGTCCCCCAGGAGCGCAAGACGCTCACCTTCGTGCTCGCGAAGGCCGACGACGGGGTGAGCCCCGAAGAGCTGTGTGCCCGGATCGAGGGCCAGACCGGCGACCTGCGGGCGCAGACCAACGACCAGTTCTTCTGGAGCACCATCGGCTACTACCTGAAGCGGACCGGCATCCCGATCAATTTCGGGATCACGGTGGCGCTGGGGTTCATCGTCGGGTGCGCGATCGCTGGGCAGACCTTCTACCTGTTCACGGTCGAGAACCTGAAACAGTTCGGCTCGCTGAAGGCGATGGGCGTGAGCAACATGCGGATCGTGCGCATGGTGATGCTTCAGGCGCTGGTGGTGGGGCTGATCGGCTACGGGTTGGGTGTGGGCGGAGCGGCGCTGTTCGGGTTCGTGTTCGAGCGGGCGGTGAAGAACGCCCCGCCGGCGTTCCACTTCCCCTGGCAGGTGCTGGTCATCACCGCCGGTGCGGTTCTGGTCATCATCAGTGCCTCCGCGGCGATGAGCCTCAAGCGGGTGCTGTTCCTCGAACCGGCCGTGGTGTTCCGGTGA
- a CDS encoding phosphopantothenoylcysteine decarboxylase, with the protein MNVLVTAGNTQTPVDRVRCITNIFSGRTGAQIAATAFDRGHVVTLLTSHPEVLETIGGARPRVAPDWSVRSYRTFDDLERLMAAEITSGRYEAVVHAAAVSDFHVAGVFSYREGQFEDVSAGKVKSSHPELWLKLVPAPKLVDKVRGEWRFGGLLMKFKLEVGVSESELLDIAERSRVQSGADLMTANTLDGMHDWAFVGAGTGGYSKVPRAELSARILERMEKK; encoded by the coding sequence ATGAACGTTCTGGTCACCGCCGGGAACACGCAAACCCCCGTCGATCGGGTGCGCTGCATCACCAACATCTTTTCGGGCCGTACCGGCGCACAGATCGCTGCGACGGCCTTCGACCGCGGACACGTCGTCACGCTGCTCACATCGCACCCGGAGGTGCTCGAAACGATCGGCGGGGCGCGCCCACGAGTCGCGCCCGATTGGTCCGTCCGGAGTTACCGCACCTTTGACGACTTGGAACGGCTGATGGCCGCGGAAATCACCTCCGGGCGCTACGAGGCGGTGGTTCACGCTGCCGCCGTGAGCGACTTCCACGTTGCGGGCGTGTTCAGCTATCGAGAGGGCCAGTTCGAGGACGTGTCGGCCGGGAAGGTGAAGAGTTCGCACCCGGAGTTGTGGCTCAAGCTGGTGCCGGCTCCGAAACTGGTCGATAAGGTGCGCGGTGAGTGGAGGTTCGGCGGACTATTAATGAAATTCAAGCTGGAGGTTGGAGTTTCGGAGTCCGAATTGCTAGACATTGCCGAGCGATCGCGCGTGCAATCGGGTGCCGACCTGATGACGGCCAACACGCTGGACGGCATGCACGACTGGGCCTTCGTCGGCGCCGGCACGGGGGGCTACAGCAAGGTGCCCCGTGCAGAACTATCCGCACGCATTTTGGAGCGAATGGAAAAGAAATAG
- a CDS encoding phosphoketolase family protein: protein MAEPIPDALLNRMDAYWRAANYLSVGQIYLLDNPLLREPLRKEHVKPRLLGHWGTTPGLNFIYVHLNRAIRQHDLNVLYVCGPGHGGPGIVANVYLEGTYTEVYPHIGPDAAGLKKLFKQFSFPGGIPSHVAPETPGSIHEGGELGYALSHAYGAVFDNPDLIAACVVGDGEAETGPLATGWHSNKFLNPVRDGAVLPILHLNGYKIANPCFMARMPEDELRKLFEGYGYAPHFVSGEDPLPTHRQMAAAVDACVAEIKRIQADARANGFRTRPQWPMIVLRTPKGWTCPKEIDGKRCEGSWRSHQVPMSEAGTESHLRVLEGWMKSYRPEELFDAAGTFKPELAELAPRGTKRMGANPHANGGRLLVDLKLPDFRDYAVKVAHPGAETAESTRVQGKYLRDVMKLNLEAQNFRLFSPDELASNRWQDVLEVTDRCYTAEIVPGDDHLSPDGRVLEVLSEHQCQGWLEGYLLTGRHGFFSCYEAFIHIVDSMFNQHAKWLKVCNHIEWRRPVASLNYLLSSHVWRQDHNGFSHQDPGFIDHVMNKKAEVIRVYLPPDANCLLSVTDHCLRSRDYVNVVIAGKQPGPQWLDMTSAVQHCAEGLGVWEWASSAGAAEPDVVLACCGDVPTLEVVAAADLLRRHLPDLKVRVVNVVDLMKLQPPKEHPHGLSDAAFDRLFTKDKPVIFNFHGYPWLIHRLTYRRTNHNNIHVRGYKEEGTTTTPFDMCVLNEIDRFKLVIDVIERTPGLAARAGHVKELMDAKHKAHRAYVTEHGIDMPEVSGWEWGQRGKVPRGSSDTAADNA, encoded by the coding sequence ATGGCCGAACCGATCCCGGACGCCCTGCTGAACCGGATGGACGCCTACTGGCGCGCCGCGAACTACCTGTCGGTCGGCCAGATCTATCTGCTCGACAACCCGCTGCTCCGGGAGCCGCTCCGCAAGGAGCACGTCAAGCCGCGCCTCCTGGGGCACTGGGGCACCACCCCGGGGCTGAACTTCATTTACGTCCACCTGAACCGGGCCATCCGGCAGCACGACCTGAACGTGCTGTACGTGTGCGGGCCGGGGCACGGCGGCCCGGGGATCGTGGCGAACGTGTACCTCGAGGGCACGTACACCGAGGTGTACCCGCACATCGGGCCGGACGCCGCGGGCCTGAAGAAGCTGTTCAAGCAGTTCAGCTTCCCGGGCGGCATCCCGAGCCACGTCGCCCCGGAAACGCCGGGCAGCATCCACGAGGGCGGCGAACTCGGCTACGCCCTGTCGCACGCCTACGGCGCGGTGTTCGACAACCCGGACCTGATCGCCGCGTGCGTGGTGGGCGACGGCGAGGCCGAAACCGGCCCGCTCGCGACCGGGTGGCACTCGAACAAGTTCCTGAACCCGGTGCGCGACGGCGCGGTGCTGCCGATCCTGCACCTGAACGGGTACAAGATCGCCAACCCGTGCTTCATGGCCCGCATGCCCGAGGACGAACTCCGCAAGCTGTTCGAGGGGTACGGGTACGCGCCCCATTTTGTGTCCGGCGAGGACCCGCTCCCCACCCACCGGCAGATGGCCGCGGCGGTTGACGCGTGCGTGGCCGAGATCAAACGGATTCAGGCCGACGCGCGGGCGAACGGGTTCCGCACGCGGCCGCAGTGGCCGATGATCGTTCTGCGCACCCCGAAGGGGTGGACGTGCCCCAAGGAGATCGACGGGAAGCGGTGCGAGGGGTCGTGGCGGAGCCACCAGGTGCCGATGAGCGAGGCCGGCACCGAGAGCCACCTCCGCGTGCTCGAAGGGTGGATGAAATCGTACCGCCCCGAGGAGCTGTTCGACGCCGCCGGGACGTTCAAGCCCGAACTGGCCGAGCTGGCCCCGCGGGGCACGAAGCGGATGGGCGCCAACCCGCACGCCAACGGCGGCCGGCTCCTGGTCGACCTCAAGCTCCCCGACTTCCGCGACTACGCGGTGAAGGTGGCGCACCCCGGCGCCGAAACCGCCGAATCGACCCGCGTGCAGGGCAAGTACCTGCGCGACGTGATGAAGCTCAACCTGGAGGCGCAGAACTTCCGGCTCTTCTCGCCCGACGAACTCGCGTCCAACCGCTGGCAGGACGTGCTCGAAGTCACCGACCGGTGCTACACGGCGGAGATCGTCCCGGGCGACGACCACCTCTCGCCGGACGGGCGCGTGCTGGAGGTGCTGAGCGAGCACCAGTGCCAGGGCTGGCTGGAGGGCTACCTGCTCACCGGGCGGCACGGGTTCTTTAGCTGCTACGAGGCGTTCATCCACATCGTGGACTCGATGTTCAACCAGCACGCCAAGTGGCTGAAGGTGTGCAACCACATCGAGTGGCGGAGGCCGGTCGCGAGCCTCAACTACCTCCTCAGCTCGCACGTGTGGCGCCAGGACCACAACGGGTTCAGCCACCAGGACCCCGGGTTCATCGACCACGTGATGAACAAGAAGGCCGAGGTGATTCGCGTCTACCTGCCGCCCGACGCGAACTGCCTGCTGAGCGTCACCGACCACTGTTTGCGGAGCCGCGACTACGTAAACGTGGTGATCGCCGGGAAGCAGCCCGGGCCGCAGTGGCTCGACATGACCTCCGCCGTGCAGCACTGCGCCGAGGGGCTGGGGGTCTGGGAGTGGGCGTCGAGCGCGGGGGCCGCCGAGCCGGACGTGGTCCTCGCGTGCTGCGGCGACGTGCCGACGCTCGAGGTGGTCGCGGCCGCGGACCTGCTGCGCCGGCACCTGCCGGACCTCAAGGTGCGCGTGGTGAACGTGGTGGACCTGATGAAGCTCCAGCCCCCGAAGGAGCACCCGCACGGGCTCAGCGACGCCGCGTTCGACCGCCTGTTCACGAAAGACAAGCCGGTCATCTTCAACTTCCACGGCTACCCGTGGCTGATCCACCGGCTGACGTACCGCCGGACGAACCACAACAACATCCACGTCCGCGGGTACAAGGAAGAGGGCACGACCACCACGCCGTTCGACATGTGCGTGCTCAACGAGATCGACCG
- a CDS encoding ABC transporter ATP-binding protein: MTDVAVRNAAVALSGVAKEFGTGDTKTLALADIDLELPYGELVLLVGPSGCGKTTLISVVAGLLDATRGQTEVLGQNLTRMGGARKVRFRGDNIGFVFQQYNLLPALTAAENACVPLLIAGWSRAKAVAKARELLTAVGLGNRLDSYPNQLSGGQQQRVAIARALVHEPRLLVCDEPTAALDAASGRTVMELIRKVAVQPDRAVIVVTHDSRVYDFGDRIVSMADGRIERIETKNSPGVRAEH, encoded by the coding sequence ATGACGGATGTTGCGGTTCGGAATGCCGCCGTAGCACTTTCGGGGGTGGCGAAGGAGTTCGGCACCGGCGACACGAAAACGCTCGCGCTCGCCGACATCGACCTGGAACTGCCGTATGGCGAACTCGTCCTACTCGTCGGTCCCTCCGGGTGCGGGAAGACCACGCTCATCTCGGTGGTGGCGGGGCTGCTCGACGCGACCCGGGGACAAACCGAGGTGCTGGGCCAGAACCTCACCCGGATGGGCGGTGCCCGGAAGGTGCGGTTCCGCGGGGACAACATCGGGTTCGTGTTCCAGCAGTACAACCTGCTCCCGGCGCTGACCGCGGCCGAGAACGCGTGCGTGCCGCTGCTGATCGCCGGCTGGAGCCGCGCGAAGGCGGTGGCGAAGGCCCGGGAACTGCTCACCGCGGTGGGGCTGGGCAACCGGCTCGACTCCTACCCGAACCAGCTCTCCGGCGGCCAACAGCAGCGGGTCGCGATCGCCCGCGCGCTGGTCCACGAGCCGCGGCTGCTGGTGTGCGACGAGCCGACGGCGGCCCTCGACGCCGCCAGCGGGCGCACGGTGATGGAACTGATCCGGAAGGTGGCCGTTCAGCCCGATCGGGCGGTGATCGTCGTGACCCACGACAGCCGCGTGTACGACTTCGGCGACCGTATCGTGTCGATGGCCGACGGGCGCATCGAGCGGATCGAAACCAAGAACAGTCCGGGTGTGAGGGCGGAGCACTAA
- a CDS encoding acetate/propionate family kinase — protein MPHVLVVNAGSSNVKFAVFRAGAALQEVARGKVEGADSAAAVLEQLEERGALGDLVGVGHRLVHGGPRHTAPALVTPELVRDLEELKALDPTHLPAELGLIDAVAKRWPGVPQVACFDTAFHRDLPAVARTLPIPRRYLDQGVRRYGFHGISYEYLLAELVRVAGAEVAHGRVIFAHLGSGSSLAAVRNGTCVDTTMGFTPAGGLVMGTRTGDLDPGVLVHLLRSEGLNAERLDTLVNRESGLRGLSGTSSDLRELLTNEAADPRAAEAVAVYCYQVRKWIGAMAAALGGLDTLVFSGGIGENSPDVRARICAGLSFFGVQLATEANAAGAPIISSDIAPVVVRVIPTDEEVMIARTVQRLSNATPPDEGTREWPNRSRTPC, from the coding sequence ATGCCCCACGTCCTCGTTGTGAACGCCGGTTCCTCGAACGTCAAGTTTGCGGTGTTCCGTGCGGGCGCGGCGCTCCAGGAGGTCGCCCGCGGAAAGGTCGAAGGCGCCGACTCCGCGGCCGCAGTTCTGGAACAACTGGAAGAGCGGGGGGCGCTGGGCGACCTCGTGGGCGTGGGGCACCGGCTGGTCCACGGCGGCCCGCGGCACACGGCCCCGGCCCTCGTCACGCCGGAACTGGTGCGCGACTTGGAGGAGTTAAAGGCGCTCGACCCGACGCACCTCCCCGCCGAACTGGGACTAATCGATGCGGTCGCGAAGCGGTGGCCGGGGGTGCCGCAGGTCGCGTGCTTCGACACCGCGTTCCACCGCGACCTGCCGGCCGTCGCGCGCACCCTGCCCATTCCGCGGCGGTACCTGGACCAGGGGGTGCGGCGGTACGGCTTCCACGGCATTTCCTACGAGTACCTCCTTGCGGAACTCGTGCGTGTCGCGGGTGCGGAAGTGGCACACGGGCGTGTCATTTTCGCACACCTCGGGTCGGGTTCGAGCCTGGCGGCGGTGCGAAACGGCACATGCGTGGACACGACGATGGGCTTCACCCCGGCCGGCGGTCTGGTGATGGGCACCCGCACCGGGGACCTCGACCCCGGCGTGCTGGTTCACCTCCTGCGGTCCGAGGGCCTGAACGCGGAGCGACTCGACACCCTGGTGAACCGCGAGTCCGGGCTCCGCGGGCTGTCGGGGACGAGTTCGGACCTCCGCGAACTGCTGACGAACGAGGCCGCCGACCCCCGCGCGGCGGAGGCGGTAGCGGTGTACTGCTACCAGGTGCGGAAGTGGATCGGGGCGATGGCGGCGGCGCTGGGCGGGCTGGATACACTGGTCTTCTCCGGGGGGATCGGCGAGAACTCGCCCGATGTCCGGGCGCGCATCTGCGCGGGGCTGAGCTTCTTCGGCGTGCAGCTTGCTACGGAAGCCAACGCCGCCGGCGCGCCGATCATCTCCTCCGACATCGCCCCGGTCGTCGTTCGGGTGATCCCGACGGACGAAGAGGTGATGATCGCCCGCACGGTGCAGCGCCTGTCGAACGCAACCCCGCCCGACGAAGGAACCCGCGAATGGCCGAACCGATCCCGGACGCCCTGCTGA
- a CDS encoding HlyD family secretion protein has translation MLIRYLLPAVALLAFSFAILSMTKAQQVPAPVSPPVDPGRSPFGRQVAGAGIVEPETENIAVGTHVPGVVKAVHVRPGDRLLAGAPLFDLDDRQMTAELAVRRAARDSAEAQLAKLEAMPRKEELPPLEAKVVESKANLDDKTKLFERARRELNSGVGSNESYETRQMAVDVARAQLRRTEAELELSRAGAWAFDAAVSRAAVAQAQAQMEQTRTELDRLKVLAPRVRKPGADRTLDPIPSGDLVEFKVLQVNVRPGEYVGTTAGQASIVLGTVGRLNVRVDVDENDIGRFKPGMKGTAAPRGEPGTRFPLTFVRVEPYVVPKKSLTGGNTERVDTRVLQVIYVIDRADVPLYVGQQLDVSLDANQ, from the coding sequence ATGCTCATACGGTATCTACTCCCCGCGGTCGCGCTGCTGGCGTTCTCGTTCGCGATCCTGTCGATGACCAAGGCGCAGCAGGTGCCGGCGCCGGTCAGCCCGCCGGTCGATCCGGGGCGGTCGCCGTTCGGGCGCCAGGTGGCCGGCGCCGGCATCGTCGAGCCCGAGACCGAGAACATTGCGGTCGGCACGCACGTGCCGGGGGTGGTAAAGGCGGTCCACGTCCGGCCCGGTGACCGGCTGCTTGCGGGGGCGCCGCTGTTCGACCTCGACGACCGCCAGATGACCGCCGAACTCGCGGTGCGCCGGGCCGCGCGCGACAGTGCGGAGGCGCAGCTCGCGAAGCTCGAGGCGATGCCCCGAAAGGAAGAACTGCCGCCGCTCGAAGCGAAGGTGGTGGAGTCCAAAGCCAACCTCGACGACAAGACGAAATTGTTCGAGCGGGCGCGGCGCGAGCTGAACAGCGGCGTCGGGTCGAACGAGAGCTACGAGACGCGCCAGATGGCGGTGGACGTGGCGCGGGCGCAGTTGCGCCGCACCGAGGCCGAACTCGAACTGAGCCGCGCCGGGGCGTGGGCGTTCGACGCCGCCGTCAGCCGCGCCGCGGTCGCGCAGGCTCAGGCCCAGATGGAGCAGACCCGCACCGAACTGGACCGTCTCAAGGTGCTGGCCCCGCGGGTCCGCAAGCCGGGCGCCGACCGCACGCTCGACCCGATCCCGTCGGGCGATCTGGTGGAGTTCAAGGTGTTGCAGGTGAACGTGCGGCCGGGCGAGTACGTCGGCACCACGGCGGGGCAGGCGAGCATCGTGCTGGGCACCGTCGGGCGGTTGAACGTGCGGGTGGACGTGGACGAGAACGACATCGGCCGGTTCAAACCGGGAATGAAAGGCACCGCCGCGCCGCGCGGCGAGCCCGGGACACGGTTCCCGCTCACGTTCGTGCGCGTCGAGCCCTACGTGGTGCCGAAGAAGTCGCTGACGGGCGGGAACACCGAGCGGGTGGACACGCGTGTGTTGCAGGTGATTTACGTCATCGACCGGGCGGACGTGCCGCTCTACGTCGGCCAGCAGCTCGACGTGTCACTCGACGCCAACCAGTAG